CGCATGCTCACCCAGAAACTGAGCAAAGACGTCCTCATCTTCGCCAACATGACCGAAAGAGGCCGCAACCAGGGCCTCGAAAAACTCCGCGAAGAGATCCTCACCACCATGAGGGTCTTCGAGACGGGACTCTTCGCCCTCAAGGACGGCGGTCCCGCCCCCATAAACCTCGAGATGACCCGCTTCCGCCAGACCCCGCCGGCGGGAACGGACGTCATAAGGGCCCAGCTCGAAAGGGTCGTCGAGCTGTGGCGGCCCTTCAAGGAGCATACGAGGAAGGTCCTCGACAGCGACGGCAAGGACCGCTACGCCGTCGACTTCGTCATAGCCAAAAACGTCCCCCTCATGAACGCCATGGACAGGGCCGTCTTCCTCTTCCAGGCCGAGGCCGAACGCAAGATCGGCCTCATCCTCAAGGTCCAGATACTGGCGGTGGTGCTCGGAGTGCTGATGACCGTAGCCGGTATTTTCATCATCAGAATGGGAGTCACAAGACCGGTGCGCGACCTCATAGACGCCGCCGAGTCGATGAGCACGGGCAACCTCAAAAAAGAAATATCCACCTCCGGCCTCCTGGAAATACGCGAACTGTCAGCCTCGCTCAACAGAATGCGCATAAGCCTCGTGAAAATGCTCGACAGACTGGTGAAACAAAGCGCCTGATACAAACCCACCACTAAAGAAATCCTCATTAAATTGCACTGAGGGAACCTTTTTGTAAAAAGGTTCCCTCAGACTCCCTCCAAAAACTTTCAACGCGACTTGGTTTCCCCTGTTTTGCTATGCAAAACAGGGGAAACCAAGTCGTATTGAAAGTCTTTGAAGGGGGTCTGGGGGAAACTTTCTACAGAAAGTTTCCCCCAGAGTAATTAATCAGGATTTCCTTTAGAGA
This genomic stretch from Deltaproteobacteria bacterium harbors:
- a CDS encoding HAMP domain-containing protein; translation: MFNTILGRIVAGFALFIVLLAAVLATTIVVTRTQRDDGLLVNVSGIQRMLTQKLSKDVLIFANMTERGRNQGLEKLREEILTTMRVFETGLFALKDGGPAPINLEMTRFRQTPPAGTDVIRAQLERVVELWRPFKEHTRKVLDSDGKDRYAVDFVIAKNVPLMNAMDRAVFLFQAEAERKIGLILKVQILAVVLGVLMTVAGIFIIRMGVTRPVRDLIDAAESMSTGNLKKEISTSGLLEIRELSASLNRMRISLVKMLDRLVKQSA